In Ptychodera flava strain L36383 unplaced genomic scaffold, AS_Pfla_20210202 Scaffold_42__1_contigs__length_1331906_pilon, whole genome shotgun sequence, a single genomic region encodes these proteins:
- the LOC139128058 gene encoding uncharacterized protein, protein MDDMSRTLNSKIDHLNTEVQKLGGQVKEANERISIVEVENRQLREKVDKLEMELDKQRGQSKRDNLIFYGMEQSGNESWEQSEEKVQDYIKDTLNIEENIELDRVHRLYGSKAKPQPIIAKFSRYKDRVKVLKAWRQTKNITESRVRVGEDFSDMVKEKRRKMWPTMNEAIKEGKRATMRYDKLIIEGEIYIYDDKAQDVVRISQR, encoded by the coding sequence ATGGATGATATGTCGAGAACACTCAACAGCAAAATTGACCATCTCAATACAGAAGTACAAAAGTTAGGCGGACAGGTAAAAGAAGCAAATGAGAGGATTAGTATTGTGGAAGTAGAAAATAGACAGTTGAGAGAGAAAGTCGACAAGTTAGAAATGGAATTAGACAAACAGCGTGGTCAGTCGAAGAGAGATAATTTAATATTCTATGGCATGGAACAAAGTGGAAATGAATCTTGGGAACAATCAGAAGAAAAAGTACAGGACTACATTAAGGACACTCTAAACATAGAAGAAAACATAGAACTTGATAGAGTACATAGATTATACGGATCCAAAGCCAAACCGCAACCCATTATTGCTAAGTTCAGTCGATATAAAGACAGAGTTAAAGTTCTAAAGGCATGGAGGCAAACAAAGAATATTACTGAGAGCAGAGTGAGAGTTGGGGAAGATTTTTCAGACATGGTGAAAGAGAAACGTCGGAAAATGTGGCCAACAATGAACGAAGCTATAAAGGAGGGGAAAAGAGCAACGATGAGATACGACAAGTTGATAATAGAAGGAGAGATCTACATTTATGACGACAAAGCACAAGACGTTGTAAGAATAAGTCAAAGATAG
- the LOC139128075 gene encoding uncharacterized protein — MRTGGGDSRIPTDRMPYGVLEYSLQFFNASHTNQITCPPDLRKFTQTIYDEIGGKGLNLFTGPMFKAGDCTPGTRDPMKAKVNIPTVSRSTLNRDIKDSGFISGPYIQSYQT, encoded by the exons ATGAGGACTGGTGGGGGTGATTCACGAATCCCAACTGACAGGATGCCATACGGGGTTTTGGAGTACTCTCTGCAGTTCTTCAATGCATCACATACAAATCAG ATCACCTGTCCCCCGGATCTCAGGAAGTTCACCCAAACAATTTATGATGAGATTGGAGGAAAGGGCTTGAACTTGTTTACTGGGCCAATGTTTAAAGCTGGAGATTGCACACCTGGCACACGTGATCCAATGAAG gcaAAAGTGAACATTCCAACAGTCAGTAGGTCAACCCTCAACAGGGACATAAAAGACAGTGGATTTATAAGTGGACCATACATTCAG TCTTATCAGACATGA